A stretch of Bordetella petrii DNA encodes these proteins:
- a CDS encoding IclR family transcriptional regulator produces the protein MTTTRRASVSDSDDSGGSQTVRRALALLRLAACGQERGVRLTDLVQMSGLNQPTVHRLLKTLVQEGAMTQDPETRHYLIGPEVALLGLARTRRFPLLTLADPYLADLAEQAGDTVFLSVRHGSDSICIGRKTGRYPIQVLSIEVGVRRPLGIGVSGVALLSCLPRKDSDALIRSNERRLEVMGESPFELMRRVEAARAEGIAHAPHGLMPGTSAVAVPVRTAGGAPLAAVTITAMADRLNARRLPQIVALMRERAALIARRHAEVEQTPARPA, from the coding sequence TTGACCACCACCCGCCGCGCTTCCGTTTCCGATTCCGACGACAGCGGCGGCAGCCAGACCGTGCGCCGCGCGCTGGCCCTGCTGCGGCTCGCGGCCTGCGGGCAGGAACGCGGCGTGCGCCTGACCGACCTGGTGCAGATGTCGGGCCTGAACCAGCCCACGGTGCACCGGCTGCTCAAGACCCTGGTGCAGGAAGGCGCCATGACGCAGGACCCGGAAACGCGCCACTACCTGATCGGGCCCGAAGTGGCCCTGCTGGGCCTGGCGCGCACGCGGCGCTTTCCGCTATTGACCCTGGCCGACCCCTACCTGGCGGACCTCGCGGAACAGGCGGGCGACACGGTGTTTCTCAGTGTGAGGCATGGGTCCGACTCGATCTGCATCGGCCGCAAGACGGGCCGCTATCCGATCCAGGTGCTGTCCATCGAAGTGGGCGTGCGGCGCCCGCTGGGCATCGGGGTATCGGGGGTGGCGCTGCTGTCGTGCCTGCCGCGCAAAGACAGCGACGCCCTGATCCGCTCGAACGAGCGGCGCCTGGAAGTGATGGGCGAAAGTCCGTTCGAACTGATGCGGCGGGTAGAGGCCGCCAGGGCCGAGGGCATCGCGCACGCGCCGCACGGCCTGATGCCCGGCACCAGCGCGGTGGCCGTGCCGGTGCGCACGGCTGGCGGCGCGCCGCTGGCGGCCGTTACCATCACCGCCATGGCCGATCGCTTGAATGCGCGCCGGCTGCCCCAGATCGTGGCCCTGATGCGCGAACGGGCGGCATTGATCGCGCGGCGCCACGCCGAAGTCGAACAGACGCCGGCCCGCCCGGCCTGA
- a CDS encoding fumarylacetoacetate hydrolase family protein, which produces MKLISFVAHGRPRFGVAAGQGVVDMTARLGPGIDTLRAALAAGALDRMRQLASGARADFALADVTLLPPIPEPGKIICVGVNYGKRNEEYRDGSAPPAYPSVFPRFPASFVAHGQLLVRPRESAQLDYEGEIAIVIGQGGRRIPEDRAEAHIAGLTCLNEGTVRDWVKHGKFNVTQGKNFDASGSFGPWIVTADEFDGYDALTVTTRVNGEVRQHDTTANLMFPFRTLIHYISTWTTLQPGDVISTGTPVGAGVRFDPPRFLAPGDRVEVEVSGVGVLSNGVADEPGSA; this is translated from the coding sequence ATGAAACTGATTTCTTTCGTGGCGCACGGCCGCCCGCGCTTCGGCGTGGCCGCCGGGCAGGGCGTGGTCGACATGACCGCCCGGCTGGGCCCCGGCATCGACACCTTGCGCGCTGCGCTGGCGGCCGGCGCGCTGGACCGCATGCGGCAGCTGGCAAGCGGCGCGCGAGCCGACTTCGCGCTGGCCGACGTGACGCTGCTGCCGCCGATTCCCGAGCCCGGCAAGATCATCTGCGTGGGCGTGAACTACGGCAAGCGCAACGAGGAATACCGCGACGGCAGCGCGCCGCCCGCGTATCCCAGCGTGTTTCCGCGCTTTCCCGCTTCGTTCGTGGCGCACGGCCAGCTGCTGGTGCGGCCGCGCGAGTCCGCGCAGCTGGACTACGAAGGAGAGATCGCCATCGTCATCGGCCAGGGCGGCCGGCGCATTCCCGAAGACCGGGCCGAGGCCCACATCGCCGGGCTGACCTGCCTGAACGAAGGCACCGTGCGCGACTGGGTCAAGCACGGCAAATTCAATGTGACCCAGGGCAAGAATTTCGACGCCAGCGGCTCGTTCGGCCCCTGGATCGTCACGGCCGACGAATTCGACGGCTACGACGCCCTGACCGTCACCACGCGCGTCAACGGCGAAGTGCGCCAGCACGACACCACGGCCAATCTGATGTTTCCGTTTCGCACGCTGATCCACTACATCTCGACCTGGACCACCCTGCAGCCGGGCGATGTCATCTCCACCGGCACGCCGGTGGGGGCCGGCGTGCGCTTCGATCCGCCGCGCTTTCTGGCGCCGGGCGACCGGGTCGAAGTCGAGGTCTCGGGCGTGGGCGTGCTGTCCAACGGCGTGGCCGACGAACCCGGGAGCGCCTGA
- a CDS encoding RidA family protein, with protein MKRTSIYAEGFSHKNPIPAGCRIGGMLYSGSIQGTDPATGAYGATLEAQCELMFEHVRRIVEAGGGTPGHIIKMTVWMNDRSQRAALNVPWLKMFPDAASRPARHTMQGALDGGKLIECDFIAVID; from the coding sequence ATGAAGCGCACCAGCATCTATGCAGAGGGGTTCAGCCACAAGAACCCCATTCCGGCAGGCTGCCGTATCGGCGGCATGCTGTATTCGGGCAGCATCCAGGGCACCGACCCGGCCACCGGCGCCTATGGCGCCACGCTCGAGGCGCAGTGCGAACTGATGTTCGAGCACGTCAGGCGCATTGTCGAGGCGGGCGGCGGCACGCCGGGCCACATCATCAAGATGACCGTGTGGATGAACGACCGTTCGCAGCGCGCGGCGCTGAACGTGCCGTGGCTGAAGATGTTTCCCGACGCCGCGTCGCGCCCGGCCCGCCACACCATGCAAGGCGCCCTGGACGGCGGCAAGCTGATCGAGTGCGATTTCATTGCCGTCATCGACTGA
- a CDS encoding UDP-glucose dehydrogenase family protein has product MKITVIGTGYVGLVSGACLADMGNEVLCLDVDAAKIRTLQQGGIPIYEPGLDELVKRNAQAGRLRFTDDVAASVAFGDVQFIAVGTPPGEDGSADLQHVLAAARNIARHMTARKVVVDKSTVPVGTADKVRQAMAEVLAERGADVPFSVASNPEFLKEGAAIKDFMSPDRIIVGADDDYTVDVMRRLYAPFQRTHERLMVMDVRSAELTKYAANAMLATRISFMNEMANLAEALGADVEQVRRGIGADPRIGYHFLYPGVGYGGSCFPKDVQALVQTAAEHGLPMRVVAAAENANHAQKLRLSQKIVARFGEDLAGRTFALWGLAFKPNTDDMREAPSLTAIAELTQRGARVRAYDPIAMPHSRQILADNPAVEFADDMYQALDGADALLIATEWKVFRAPDLDRVRALLKTPLVIDGRNLYVPAEMRAQGFEYQGIGRA; this is encoded by the coding sequence ATGAAAATCACGGTTATCGGCACGGGCTACGTGGGACTGGTCTCGGGCGCCTGCCTGGCCGACATGGGCAACGAAGTCCTGTGCCTGGACGTCGACGCGGCCAAGATCCGGACCCTGCAGCAAGGCGGCATTCCCATCTACGAGCCGGGGCTGGATGAGCTGGTCAAGCGCAATGCCCAGGCCGGCCGCCTGCGGTTCACCGACGACGTTGCCGCCAGCGTGGCCTTCGGCGACGTGCAGTTCATTGCCGTGGGCACGCCGCCCGGCGAAGACGGCTCGGCCGACCTGCAGCACGTGCTGGCCGCGGCCCGCAATATCGCGCGGCACATGACCGCCCGCAAGGTGGTGGTCGACAAATCCACCGTGCCGGTGGGCACGGCCGACAAGGTGCGCCAGGCCATGGCCGAGGTGCTGGCCGAGCGCGGCGCCGATGTGCCTTTCAGCGTGGCCTCGAACCCCGAATTCCTGAAAGAAGGCGCGGCCATCAAAGATTTCATGAGCCCCGACCGCATCATCGTCGGGGCCGACGACGACTACACCGTCGACGTCATGCGGCGCCTGTATGCGCCGTTCCAGCGCACCCATGAACGGCTGATGGTCATGGACGTGCGCTCGGCCGAACTTACCAAGTACGCCGCCAACGCCATGCTGGCCACCCGCATTTCGTTCATGAACGAAATGGCCAACCTGGCCGAGGCCCTGGGCGCCGACGTCGAACAGGTGCGGCGCGGCATCGGCGCCGATCCGCGCATCGGCTACCACTTCCTGTACCCCGGCGTGGGTTATGGCGGCTCGTGCTTTCCCAAAGACGTGCAGGCGCTGGTGCAGACCGCCGCCGAACACGGGTTGCCCATGCGCGTGGTGGCCGCCGCCGAAAACGCCAACCATGCGCAAAAGCTGCGCCTGTCGCAGAAAATCGTGGCGCGCTTCGGCGAAGACCTGGCCGGCCGTACCTTCGCGCTGTGGGGCCTGGCCTTCAAGCCCAACACCGACGACATGCGCGAGGCGCCCAGCCTGACCGCCATTGCCGAACTCACGCAGCGCGGTGCCCGCGTGCGCGCCTACGATCCCATCGCCATGCCGCATTCCCGCCAGATCCTGGCCGACAACCCGGCGGTGGAATTCGCCGACGACATGTACCAGGCCCTGGACGGCGCCGATGCCCTGCTGATCGCCACCGAATGGAAGGTGTTCCGCGCGCCCGA
- a CDS encoding flavin reductase family protein, protein MTMTLIRATDLNPEQTYRLMTGVVVPRPIAWITTRGDEGVVNLAPFSCFTFVSNKPPMVGINIGRKAGARKDTARNIHATREFVVNIGDETLIDAIHQSAVEYPPHVSEPDMLGLAVQASDSVAPPRLQAAPISLECRLHSIIPFGETGAEFVVGEVLVFHVRDGLLHDGKIDTARLRPVARLAGPNYAGLGPIVTKAAIGQTPKTVIAPGTEP, encoded by the coding sequence ATGACCATGACCCTGATCCGCGCCACCGACCTGAATCCCGAACAAACGTACCGGCTGATGACCGGCGTGGTGGTGCCGCGCCCCATCGCCTGGATCACCACGCGCGGCGACGAGGGCGTGGTGAACCTGGCGCCGTTCAGCTGCTTTACCTTTGTTTCCAACAAGCCGCCCATGGTCGGCATCAACATCGGCCGCAAGGCCGGCGCGCGCAAGGACACGGCGCGCAACATCCACGCAACGCGCGAGTTCGTGGTGAATATCGGCGACGAAACCCTGATCGACGCCATCCACCAGAGCGCCGTCGAGTATCCGCCGCACGTCAGCGAACCCGACATGCTGGGGCTGGCCGTGCAGGCCAGCGACAGCGTGGCGCCCCCGCGCCTGCAGGCGGCGCCCATCAGCCTGGAATGCCGGCTGCATTCCATCATTCCGTTCGGCGAGACCGGCGCCGAGTTCGTGGTGGGCGAAGTCCTGGTGTTCCATGTGCGCGACGGCCTGCTGCACGACGGCAAGATCGACACCGCGCGCCTGCGCCCGGTGGCCCGGCTGGCAGGCCCGAATTACGCGGGGCTGGGCCCCATCGTGACCAAGGCCGCCATCGGCCAGACCCCCAAGACCGTTATCGCACCAGGAACCGAACCTTGA
- a CDS encoding amidohydrolase family protein, whose amino-acid sequence MPDYLPFHSHPTAPRRLPPPRSCDSQFHVFGPPEQYPVRPGAAYEMPSATIDVALRLHRTLGIERGVIVQATTYGADHQVVLDGLAAAGPGYRGCANAAVLLERDDAYLARLHDAGVRGARFTRQALGIVMAPADYRRAIARIRELGWYAKFQPEPDGIMSQVALFDGLDIPVLIDHMGRADPSLGSDDPTLRKLVELLGRGNFWVMLSLTEKLSRQGYPWDDVVPVAQACIQAAPDRVVWGSDWPHPVSMKAPPDEGRLVDQLFRYAGDDATLQKILVDNPARLFGFEQ is encoded by the coding sequence ATGCCGGATTACCTGCCGTTCCATTCCCACCCCACCGCGCCGCGCCGCCTGCCGCCGCCGCGCAGCTGCGACAGCCAGTTCCACGTGTTCGGCCCGCCCGAACAGTACCCCGTGCGGCCCGGCGCCGCCTACGAGATGCCGTCGGCCACCATCGACGTGGCGCTGCGCCTGCACCGCACCCTGGGCATCGAGCGCGGCGTGATCGTGCAGGCCACCACCTACGGCGCCGACCACCAGGTGGTGCTGGACGGCCTGGCGGCAGCCGGGCCGGGCTACCGGGGCTGCGCCAATGCCGCCGTGCTGCTCGAGCGCGACGACGCCTACCTGGCCAGGCTGCACGACGCTGGCGTGCGCGGCGCGCGCTTCACCCGGCAGGCGCTGGGCATCGTCATGGCGCCCGCCGACTACCGGCGCGCCATTGCGCGCATCCGTGAACTGGGCTGGTATGCCAAGTTCCAGCCCGAGCCCGACGGCATCATGAGCCAGGTGGCGCTGTTCGACGGGCTGGACATCCCCGTGCTGATCGACCACATGGGCCGCGCCGATCCGTCGCTGGGCAGCGACGATCCCACGCTGCGCAAGCTGGTCGAGCTGCTGGGCCGCGGCAATTTCTGGGTCATGCTGTCGCTGACAGAAAAACTGTCGCGCCAGGGCTACCCCTGGGACGACGTGGTGCCGGTGGCGCAGGCCTGCATCCAGGCGGCCCCCGACCGCGTGGTGTGGGGCAGCGACTGGCCGCACCCGGTATCGATGAAAGCGCCGCCCGATGAAGGGCGCCTGGTCGACCAGCTGTTCCGCTACGCGGGCGACGACGCCACGCTGCAGAAGATCCTGGTCGACAATCCCGCCCGCCTGTTTGGATTCGAGCAATGA
- a CDS encoding MFS transporter translates to MSADPKASPAACARQAPPDGLPTPRRYWAAATVLTGISLSVLDTTIANVALPTIATDLNALPSQAVWIVNAYNLAVVALLLPLSALAERIGFKRMFSVGLALFALASLFGALSQTLWQLTLARVVQGVGAASLMCMFGGLVRNIYPLRQLGRGISLNATTVAVMSVVGPTLGSVILEIAHWRWIFAINLPVCAAVMFGLRYLPVVPRTSVRLDWLSALLCMVTLGVFISGVDTLGQSPARGVVMILLASLAGWLLVRRASSQPAPLVPVDLLRIRAVGFAVAASASTFAAQMASYVSLPFYFQQVLGRSYLEVGMLMGAWPVGTAIVAPVAGRMSDRYSAATLSGAGAAAMVVGLATLAFLPLDVTNPWIMAAMFVTGMGFGFFQTPNNRAMLSSSPRQRSGAAGGLQATTRVFGQSFGTALVAIAFGVSGAAGPTFALILATLCAAIAVAVNAVRVNKLRVD, encoded by the coding sequence GTGAGCGCCGACCCAAAGGCCTCGCCCGCGGCATGCGCCCGCCAGGCGCCGCCCGACGGCCTGCCCACGCCGCGCCGCTACTGGGCGGCCGCCACTGTCCTTACCGGCATCAGCCTGTCGGTGCTGGACACCACCATCGCCAACGTGGCGCTGCCCACCATCGCCACCGACCTGAACGCCCTGCCGTCGCAAGCGGTATGGATCGTCAACGCCTATAACCTGGCCGTGGTCGCGCTGCTGCTGCCGCTGTCGGCCCTGGCCGAACGCATCGGCTTCAAGCGCATGTTCTCGGTCGGGCTGGCGCTGTTCGCGCTGGCTTCGCTGTTCGGCGCCCTGTCGCAGACGCTATGGCAGCTGACCCTGGCCCGTGTGGTGCAGGGCGTGGGCGCCGCTTCGCTGATGTGCATGTTCGGCGGGCTGGTGCGCAACATTTATCCGCTGCGCCAGCTGGGCCGCGGCATCAGCCTGAACGCCACGACCGTGGCGGTGATGTCGGTGGTGGGTCCCACGCTCGGCTCGGTCATTCTCGAAATCGCCCATTGGCGCTGGATCTTCGCCATCAATCTGCCGGTGTGCGCGGCGGTGATGTTCGGCCTGCGCTACCTGCCCGTCGTGCCGCGCACCAGCGTGCGGCTCGACTGGCTTAGCGCGCTGCTGTGCATGGTGACGCTGGGCGTGTTCATTTCGGGGGTCGACACACTGGGCCAGAGCCCGGCGCGGGGCGTAGTCATGATCCTGCTGGCCAGCCTGGCGGGCTGGCTGCTGGTGCGCCGCGCCAGCAGCCAGCCCGCGCCGCTGGTGCCGGTGGACCTGCTGCGCATCCGTGCCGTGGGCTTCGCGGTCGCGGCCTCGGCATCCACCTTCGCGGCGCAGATGGCCTCGTACGTGTCGCTGCCGTTTTATTTCCAGCAGGTGCTGGGCCGGTCGTACCTGGAAGTGGGCATGCTGATGGGGGCCTGGCCGGTGGGCACGGCCATCGTGGCGCCGGTGGCGGGCCGCATGTCCGACCGCTATTCGGCCGCCACGCTCAGCGGCGCGGGCGCCGCCGCCATGGTGGTCGGGCTGGCCACGCTGGCGTTCCTGCCGCTGGACGTGACCAACCCCTGGATCATGGCCGCCATGTTCGTCACGGGCATGGGGTTCGGGTTCTTCCAGACGCCCAACAACCGCGCCATGTTGTCGTCGTCGCCGCGCCAGCGCAGCGGCGCGGCCGGCGGGCTGCAGGCCACCACGCGCGTGTTCGGCCAAAGCTTCGGCACCGCGCTGGTGGCCATCGCCTTCGGCGTCAGCGGCGCCGCCGGGCCCACTTTCGCGCTGATCCTGGCCACGTTGTGCGCGGCCATCGCCGTGGCGGTAAACGCCGTGCGGGTCAACAAGCTGCGGGTCGACTGA
- the hpaH gene encoding 2-oxo-hept-4-ene-1,7-dioate hydratase yields MLSQADRQAAARLLLEAERSAVPITQLDQTFPGIEIADAYAIQQAAIATRIAAGARLRGHKIGLTSKAMQSTVGIDEPDYGHLLDDMFYEDGGKIAVDRYIVPRVEVELAFVLGRPLRGPGVTLTDVLAATDWVMPALELIDGRSKYPRKIVDNIADNAACAGIILGGRPVRPFDVDLRWVAALLYKNGVIEESGVSAAVLGHPAMGIAWLANKLAAFGTTLEAGHVMLAGSFTRTVPVARHDTIHADYGPLGSVSAQFV; encoded by the coding sequence ATGCTCAGCCAAGCCGACCGCCAGGCCGCCGCCCGCCTACTGCTCGAGGCCGAGCGCAGCGCCGTGCCCATCACGCAGCTGGACCAGACTTTTCCCGGTATCGAGATCGCCGACGCCTATGCCATCCAGCAGGCCGCCATCGCCACCCGCATCGCCGCCGGCGCGCGGCTGCGCGGGCACAAGATCGGCCTGACGTCCAAGGCCATGCAGAGCACGGTCGGTATCGACGAGCCCGACTATGGCCACTTGCTGGACGACATGTTCTACGAAGACGGCGGCAAGATCGCCGTCGACCGCTACATCGTGCCGCGCGTGGAAGTGGAGCTGGCCTTCGTGCTGGGCCGCCCGCTGCGCGGCCCGGGCGTTACGCTGACCGACGTGCTGGCCGCTACCGACTGGGTCATGCCGGCGCTGGAACTGATCGACGGCCGCAGCAAGTATCCGCGCAAGATCGTCGACAACATCGCCGACAACGCCGCCTGCGCCGGCATCATCCTGGGCGGACGCCCGGTGCGGCCGTTCGACGTGGATCTGCGCTGGGTGGCGGCGCTGCTGTACAAGAACGGCGTCATCGAAGAATCCGGCGTGTCGGCGGCCGTGCTGGGCCATCCGGCCATGGGCATAGCCTGGCTGGCCAACAAGCTGGCCGCCTTCGGCACCACGCTGGAGGCCGGCCACGTGATGCTGGCCGGTTCCTTCACCCGCACCGTGCCCGTGGCCCGGCACGACACCATCCATGCCGACTACGGTCCGCTGGGCAGCGTCAGCGCGCAGTTCGTCTGA
- a CDS encoding Bug family tripartite tricarboxylate transporter substrate binding protein yields MNSTILRCLAMLAACAAIPAHAAWPDKPVRIVVPYPPGGNVDVAARIIAPGLQAAFGQPFIIDNKPGAGGTIAAESVARSAPDGYTLFLGANGPLLFSPVIFGRADYKWSQEFEPVSSVSFTPLVLQVRPSLPVKSLNDLLALAKKEPGKLNMASPGAGTTNHLVSELLQSMTGARWTTVHYKGNAPATTDLLGGQVDFNFDQVSVSLPFIKEGKVRGLAVTTAERVAALPDVPTFTEAGVPLEASTFTGMVAPKGTPADITGKLSQVLVKILDQQDVKDKFAALGAQARGSTPQEFAAYVSKEDARWIPIIKKAGIKAN; encoded by the coding sequence ATGAACTCGACCATCCTGCGCTGCCTGGCCATGCTGGCCGCCTGCGCCGCCATTCCCGCCCATGCCGCCTGGCCCGACAAGCCGGTGCGCATCGTGGTTCCGTACCCGCCCGGCGGCAATGTCGACGTCGCGGCGCGCATCATCGCCCCCGGCCTGCAGGCCGCCTTCGGCCAGCCGTTCATCATCGACAACAAGCCCGGCGCCGGCGGCACCATTGCCGCCGAAAGCGTGGCGCGTTCGGCGCCCGACGGCTATACCCTGTTCCTGGGCGCCAACGGCCCGCTGCTGTTCAGCCCCGTCATCTTCGGGCGCGCCGACTACAAGTGGAGCCAGGAATTCGAGCCCGTCAGCTCGGTGTCTTTCACGCCGCTGGTGCTACAGGTGCGCCCGTCGCTGCCCGTGAAGAGCCTGAACGACCTGCTGGCCCTGGCCAAGAAAGAGCCGGGCAAGCTCAACATGGCCTCGCCGGGCGCCGGCACCACCAACCACCTGGTCAGCGAACTGCTGCAGTCGATGACGGGCGCGCGCTGGACCACCGTGCATTACAAGGGCAACGCGCCCGCCACCACCGACCTGCTGGGCGGGCAGGTGGATTTCAATTTCGACCAGGTCTCGGTGTCGCTGCCCTTCATCAAAGAAGGCAAGGTGCGCGGCCTGGCCGTCACCACCGCCGAGCGCGTCGCCGCGCTGCCCGACGTGCCCACGTTCACCGAGGCCGGCGTGCCTCTGGAAGCCTCGACCTTCACCGGCATGGTCGCCCCCAAGGGCACGCCGGCCGATATCACCGGCAAGCTCAGCCAGGTGTTGGTGAAGATCCTGGACCAGCAGGACGTGAAAGACAAGTTCGCCGCGCTGGGCGCCCAGGCGCGCGGCAGCACGCCCCAGGAATTCGCGGCCTACGTGTCCAAGGAAGACGCGCGCTGGATTCCCATCATCAAGAAAGCCGGCATCAAGGCCAACTGA